The segment GGCGTCGATAAGGCTGATGTAACAGCTGCAAAATCTTTTATTGAAGATCTCAATGCTGATTCATTAGACCTAACTGAACTTATCATGACATTTGAAGAGCGATTTGGGTTTGAAATTTCTGAAGAAGATGCAGAAAAACTCAAAACTGTGGGTGATGTCATTACTTATATTGAAAA is part of the Chlamydiales bacterium genome and harbors:
- the acpP gene encoding acyl carrier protein — protein: MSTEQEVIDIVVEQLGVDKADVTAAKSFIEDLNADSLDLTELIMTFEERFGFEISEEDAEKLKTVGDVITYIENRKKAGK